The following is a genomic window from Paenibacillus sp. FSL R5-0766.
CCGATCTATGAACCGGGTCTGAAGGATATCATGAATGCCAATATGAAAGCAGGAAGGCTGTCCTTCACCACCAACATTCAGGATGCCATCAGTCGTTCGGATATCATCATTATCGCAGTGGGTACGCCATCCCTGCCTAATGGCGAAGCAAATCTGAGCTTTATTGAGCTTGTCGCGCGAGAAATAGGTTCTTATATGGATAATTATAAAATAATAATGACTAAAAGCACTGTTCCTGTCGGAACCAACGATCGTATTCAGGAATGGATCAGCAGTTTGACGAATCATCCATTCGACATGGCATCGGTACCGGAATTCCTGCGAGAAGGTACCGCTGTCCAGGATACGCTCTATCCTGACCGGATAGTCATTGGGACACATAGTGAGCGGGCAGTCGCCACGTTGAAAGAGCTGCATCAACCATTAACCGATCAGATTATTGTTACGGATATTCGCTCAGCCGAAATGATTAAATATGCATCCAATGCTTTCCTGGCAACCAAGATCTCATTTATCAACGAAATCTCTAACATCTGTGAAAAAGTAGGAGCAGATGTCAGCCGCGTTGCCGAAGGCATGGGCTATGACAGACGAATCGGTGCCTCCTTTCTCAAGGCAGGCATTGGTTACGGAGGTTCCTGTTTCCCTAAGGATACACAGGCTCTGATTCAAATTGCAGGTAATGTGGATTATGACTTCAAACTGCTGAAGTCCGTGGTGGAAGTGAACAAAGATCAACGCTTCAACGTCATTCGTAAACTGGAAGACGCACTGGGCTCACTCGAAGGGAAGGAGATTGCCATCTGGGGGCTTGCTTTCAAACCGGATACCGATGACGTTCGTGATGCTCCGGCGATTGAGATCATTCAGCGTTTGCTTGAGCAGGGGGCAGTGATTCGGGCGTATGACCCCATCGCTACCGAGAACTTCCGCAAAGAGGTGGATTCCCCATCCATTACGTGGGAAGAGCGTGCCATGAAAGCGGCGGAAGGTGCTGATGCACTCTGCGTTCTGACGGAATGGAAAGAGTTCATGGAGGTTAACCTGACTGATTTGGCAGCACATATGAATCAACCCATCCTGATTGATGGAAGAAACATCTACGGAGAAGATCAGATTAAAGATACGTCCTTCCAATACTACTCCGTTGGTCGTCCAGGTCTAACCAATATCGATGGTAGAAAAACGGCAGTCATCTAACGGAGGCCATAACATGAGACGCGGGATCAAAATAACATTAGGTGCCATTTCCCTTGTTGCAGTTGTTATGATTGGATATTCTGTGTACCTGTATTCGCATGTCAAATCAGCGGCGGATCAAATGTATGAACCCCGGGAACCCATCAAGCAGGTATCAATTGTCGACCAGCGGGGTGGGGGAGATTTCCCTGTGGACATGGAGAATGAAGAACCTTTTAATGCTTTGATCCTGGGTGTGGATGAACGTTCCAATGATCGGGGGCGCTCTGACACCATGATTGTATTAAGTGTTAATCCTGCGAAGCAATCCGCACTTATGTTTAACATCCCCCGAGATACCAGAACGAATATTGTTGGTCACGGCACGGAGGATAAGATCAACCATGCTTACGCTTTTGGGGGCGTTAACATGTCTGTGCAAACGGTGGAACAATTGCTTGACGTTCCCATACATTACTACATGAAAGTGAATATGGAGGGCTTTGCACAAGTCATCGACATGGTGGGTGGAGTGAATGTGAATAACCCTTTTGCATTTGACTATGAGGGTTACCGGTTCGAGCAAGGGAATATTCATCTGGATGGTGAAGCGGCTTTGGGATTTTCGCGGATGCGTTATGATGATCCGAAGGGAGATCTCGGGCGGAATGACCGTCAGCGAGAGATCATCAAACAAGTGCTGAAGAATACGGTCCAGGTATCCAACGTGTTGCAACTGGAGACGTTGCTGGACGAAGTCAGTGCTCACGTCAGAACCGACGTTACCTTTGATGAGATGAAGCAGATGTTCTCCAATTATCGTTCGGTACTGGATCATATTGAATCCGTTGAGATTAAAGGAGCGGGCAAGAAAATAGACGGAGTGTATTACTATATCGTGGAACAGTCGGAACGAGACAGGATACATCAGATGATTGAAGAACATTCAAAATGATCGGATAGGGCGGTGAACCAGATGCGTATCTCCAGACTAATGAAATTGTCCCTGATTGTGCTACTCATGTATATGCTCATGATACCGGCAAGTACAAATTATGTTCAATCAGCTCAAAACTATCAGTGGAATAATATACCTATTGGTGGTGGGGGGTACGTTACGGGGGTGGTCATTCATCCGACTGAGCCTGATCTGGTTTACGCTCGAACTGATGTTGGAGGAGCTTACCGACTGGATGTAACTTCAGGAGATTGGATTCCACTACTGGATCATTTTGGAGATGAGGACAGTAATCTGTACGGCGTGGATGGAATTGCGCTGGATCAGCAAAACCCCAATGTTGTGTATATCGCTGCTGGGAAGTACGGGAACGTGGGGCCAAGTGATATTCTGAAATCCACAGACCGGGGAGAAACCTGGATTCGAACCGGACTTAATCTTCGGAATGAATCGAATGGAAATATCCATCGAGCCATGGGAGAGAGCATCGCGGTTAATCCCACGAACTCCAATTACCTGCACGTGGGTACACGATATGATGGATTGTACACTTCCAGTGATGGTGCAGCCACGTGGAGCAAGGTATGGGATGTACCTAGCGGGCTGTCCGGTGAGGGGATTCGGAGTGTAGCATATGGATTGAATCCCGTGACAAAGCAAGGTCAAGTTGTGTATGCGGGGGTTCGCGGCATTGGTGTGTATAGCAAAGCACCAAGAAGCAATGGGCAGACCACCTGGCAACTTACCGGGAGAAGTCCCGAATATCCTGCACGTATGACTGTGGCGAAGAACGGGACGTTGTATGTGACCACGGATAATCAGGGCGTATACAAGTTCAATGGTGTGCAGTGGACGAATATAACACCCAGCTCCAGTTACTCATCTTATTATGGAATCACGATTGATCCGAATAATGATAATCACATCCTGGCAGCCGTTCGAACAGGCGGGGATAATCTGCCACTGTATCGTTCCGTTAATGGCGGACAGAGTTGGACAACAGTGAGCAAAACGCTGGTATCCAAACCGTCATGGTGGACACCCAACATGTTTTTCTCAGCGACATCCAGTATCAAGTTTGATCCGCATAATCCGGGCACCGTATACGCTACAGACTGGTTTGGCGTGTACAAGACGGAAAATATCAATGGTACCAATGGATTGACTGGCAATACAGCGAGTACTTGGGAAGCCATCACCGATGGTCATGAAGAAGTCGTCGCACTCACTGCATCCACACCACCTCAGGGTGTTTCATTCTTTAGTGGTTTAACGGATCAAGTCGGATTTAGACATGAAAATGTAACCGATGTTCCTCTTAATAAAATCCCGCTCGCAGGTATGCGAGAAATTGTGAGTATTGACTATCATGAGGCAAACCCGAATTACATGATATTTCTGGGAAGCAGTGACTGGTATGGTACCACCACACGCTTATTTGTCTCTTCCAATAACGGGGTTACCGTAACTCCAATGAATGTTCCGGTTGGCTCCAAACTGGGGAGGGTCGCCTACTCGGCCATCAATCCGAATGTAATTGTTTATTACCCCCAGACCGGTAATCCGGTCAGAAGCACGAATCGTGGCGCAACATGGCAAAATATGAATGGTGCCCCATTTCAGGCCATCGGGGGGAATATGGTCTTTGCCTATAATCATCCACTGGCTGCGGATCGCATCAATGGATATAAATTTTATATGTATGCTGCCGGTTATCTGTATCGGTCTACGGATGCAGGAGCCAACTGGTCCAAGGCCAATGCGGTTCGCCTTCCTATTAATACGGATATCAATACAAGCTTCATTAAAGTCGAGGCTGCACCTGGCGTGGCGAATAATGTATGGGTGAGTCTGGGAACCGATGGATTATATGCATCAACGAACTCTGGAAATACCTTTTCCAAGATCCCGGGTGTGCAGAATTCCAAATTATTTGCCTTTGGAAAAGCGAAGTCGGGTAAATTAGTTCCAGCTGTCTATGTATATGGCACCGTAAATAACGTGAATGGATTCTTCCGTTCAGATGATATGGGGGCAACCTGGAACAATATAGGTCCTTTAGGTAATGGAATCGGGCTGGGCAATGAACCGCAAATTATGGCGGCAGACCGTCAAATCTATGGTCAGCTATATGTAGGTACAAATGGCAGAGGCATGTATGTTGGATCAATAGAATAACGAGAGAGATATGAAAGTGGTGAAGATCAAAATGATGGAGGAGGACTCCGGGCGCACGAGACAAAAGCATGTACGAAGAACGTACGGATTTCTCATTGCTCTGCTGTTGATTGTGATCTGGATTCTGGTCATTTGGTCCATGTCCACGCAATCCTCTCAACAGCAAGACATTCAGCCTTGGCTTCATAAATGGTCCCAAAAATTGCACATCGGTTTTACACTTCCTGATGTGCAATTCACTTACGGGGAATATGAGTATTCGCTGAAGCAGAGGCCGTATGATTTTGCAGAGTTCATCTTTCGCAAGAGTGCGCATTTATTTGTATACGCTGTGCTCGCTGTGCTTGTCTATGGCGGGCTGCGGTACAGAAGAACCTCCCTTGTAACCAGTATCGTTTCTGCTCTGGCTGTGGTGTTTGTTATCGCCTCCATTGATGAGTATATTCAACAGTTCAGCCCGGACAGGACAAGCTCGATACGTGATGTTGGAGTGGACTTGCTCGGCGGTTGCTGTGGGATTGCCATATATGCAGGGCTTCAGTCCATGATCCGAAGGATCAGAAAAGGAAAGCGTACTTCCATTCACAGCGAGTGATTTCCCAGGAAATTAGATGTATCGTTCAACTTCTACTTGTCTGCCATCCATCATAAGTATGGAGTAGGACAAGGAGGA
Proteins encoded in this region:
- a CDS encoding LCP family protein; translated protein: MRRGIKITLGAISLVAVVMIGYSVYLYSHVKSAADQMYEPREPIKQVSIVDQRGGGDFPVDMENEEPFNALILGVDERSNDRGRSDTMIVLSVNPAKQSALMFNIPRDTRTNIVGHGTEDKINHAYAFGGVNMSVQTVEQLLDVPIHYYMKVNMEGFAQVIDMVGGVNVNNPFAFDYEGYRFEQGNIHLDGEAALGFSRMRYDDPKGDLGRNDRQREIIKQVLKNTVQVSNVLQLETLLDEVSAHVRTDVTFDEMKQMFSNYRSVLDHIESVEIKGAGKKIDGVYYYIVEQSERDRIHQMIEEHSK
- a CDS encoding UDP-glucose/GDP-mannose dehydrogenase family protein, producing the protein MNITVIGTGYVGLVSGVCFSELGNNVICVDNNVEKVNMLMDGHVPIYEPGLKDIMNANMKAGRLSFTTNIQDAISRSDIIIIAVGTPSLPNGEANLSFIELVAREIGSYMDNYKIIMTKSTVPVGTNDRIQEWISSLTNHPFDMASVPEFLREGTAVQDTLYPDRIVIGTHSERAVATLKELHQPLTDQIIVTDIRSAEMIKYASNAFLATKISFINEISNICEKVGADVSRVAEGMGYDRRIGASFLKAGIGYGGSCFPKDTQALIQIAGNVDYDFKLLKSVVEVNKDQRFNVIRKLEDALGSLEGKEIAIWGLAFKPDTDDVRDAPAIEIIQRLLEQGAVIRAYDPIATENFRKEVDSPSITWEERAMKAAEGADALCVLTEWKEFMEVNLTDLAAHMNQPILIDGRNIYGEDQIKDTSFQYYSVGRPGLTNIDGRKTAVI
- a CDS encoding VanZ family protein is translated as MKVVKIKMMEEDSGRTRQKHVRRTYGFLIALLLIVIWILVIWSMSTQSSQQQDIQPWLHKWSQKLHIGFTLPDVQFTYGEYEYSLKQRPYDFAEFIFRKSAHLFVYAVLAVLVYGGLRYRRTSLVTSIVSALAVVFVIASIDEYIQQFSPDRTSSIRDVGVDLLGGCCGIAIYAGLQSMIRRIRKGKRTSIHSE